One part of the Eucalyptus grandis isolate ANBG69807.140 chromosome 10, ASM1654582v1, whole genome shotgun sequence genome encodes these proteins:
- the LOC120288709 gene encoding uncharacterized protein LOC120288709 — MGMTILEQMIRDNWSRWEPLDPSSAPSSAFKPIDKSAVSGNNFNSRRLLMDPKVLYLLAPHPKFICVHNAYDGSSHLQIAPHPKSLDLHHALTFAGPLRELNAARSSNQCEWPQRTCSLRLYATKDFEKEVKKESEHGI; from the exons ATGGGGATGACGATTTTGGAGCAGATGATT CGAGATAATTGGAGCCGTTGGGAGCCCCTCGATCCCTCCTCTGCTCCCTCCTCCGCCTTCAAGCCCATCGACAAGTCCGCCGTCTCCGGCAACAACTTCAACTCCCGTCGCCTCCTTATGGACCCCAAGGTCCTCTACCTCCTTGCCCCTCACCCAAAATTCATCTGCGTTCACAACGCCTACGATGGCTCCTCCCACCTCCAGATTGCCCCTCACCCAAAATCCCTCGACCTCCATCACGCCCTCACGTTCGCTGGCCCCCTCCGGGAGCTCAACGCCGCCCGCTCTTCCAATCAGTGTGAGTGGCCGCAAAGAACCTGTTCGCTAAGATTATATGCAACCAAGGATTTCGAGAAGgaagtaaagaaagaaagtgaACATGGCATTTGA
- the LOC104421825 gene encoding LOW QUALITY PROTEIN: UPF0548 protein At2g17695 (The sequence of the model RefSeq protein was modified relative to this genomic sequence to represent the inferred CDS: inserted 2 bases in 1 codon; substituted 1 base at 1 genomic stop codon): protein MDPTKRCPWSDLPMEILSMIGKQLDTCMDVLRFHGICSSFYLLHKFPKLGNQVVGSTGMRIGYSDIAVYEGKDWVVDYSGDFSQMDTSFRLRSFSLPFYSIGCGFEAFSGVRSSGIVFLFWSWPSAEXRKQCINNSGPFTYDAKYRGVTAKAVSILKEDGELYKDEFLLNHDRVLVGSGRGTYEKGKNALESWRSHFGLHWAIVDCKTQVQTGVNFCVCVKEFMPWLVMPLEVVFVNESQKSKKGVASFHFGGGTLKGHLLVTGEESFSIGLDEDNQVWYGIPSFSNPADFLSFTGYPXVQLRQKGFAHQCSTAVPKHLRAS from the exons ATGGATCCAACCAAAAGATGTCCATGGTCCGATCTTCCTATGGAGATTCTCTCCATGATTGGCAAGCAGCTCGACACCTGCATGGATGTCCTCCGGTTCCACGGCATCTGTTCTTCCTTCTACTTGCTCCACAAGTTCCCGAAG TTGGGCAATCAGGTTGTTGGAAGTACGGGGATGAGAATTGGTTATAGTGACATTGCGGTGTATGAAGGCAAAGACTGGGTCGTGGATTACTCCGGGGATTTTTCACAGATGGATACATCTTTCAGACTTCGAAGTTTCTCGTTGCCATTCTACAGTATTGGCTGTGGCTTCGAAGCATTTAGCGGTGTCAG GTCGTCAGGAATAGTTTTCTTGTTCTGGTCTTGGCCTTCTGCAGAATAACGGAAGCAATGCATTAACAA TTCTGGTCCTTTCACCTACGATGCTAAATACAGAGGGGTGACGGCGAAGGCTGTGTCAATCCTCAAGGAGGATGGCGAACTCTACAAGGATGAGTTCTTACTCAACCATGACCGTGTTTTAGTTGGTTCCGGTCGTGGTACCTATGAAAAAGGCAAGAATGCTCTTGAGAGTTGGAGGTCT CATTTTGGGTTGCACTGGGCAATTGTTGATTGCAAGACTCAAGTTCAGACTGGGGTGAATTTTTGCGTTTGCGTCAAGGAATTTATGCCTTGGCTTGTGATGCCTCTTGAAGTGGTCTTTGTAAATGAAAGCCAGAAGTCTAAGAAGGGTGTGGCTTCCTTTCACTTCGGCGGTGGTACACTTAAAGGTCACCTGTTGGTTA CTGGGGAAGAGAGCTTTTCAATTGGGCTGGACGAGGACAATCAAGTGTGGTATGGAATACCCTCTTTCTCAAACCCTGCTGACTTTCTATCTTTCACTGGTTACCC TGTACAACTCAGGCAGAAGGGCTTTGCTCATCAATGTAGTACTGCTGTCCCGAAACATTTAAGAGCTTCTTAG